Proteins co-encoded in one Capsicum annuum cultivar UCD-10X-F1 chromosome 9, UCD10Xv1.1, whole genome shotgun sequence genomic window:
- the LOC107841965 gene encoding uncharacterized protein LOC107841965 translates to MYQNLQQFEHDAFLIPKNAMHFNASGTVYFRQARAIYELAKKVFHVLKTNPGNFEVEFPVTRRRSMRRLQNEARDTRHSQGVLSDGAIDVSSKNIGLGSSVPSTHRRSSKERPPLFTKGPVDSAFLFGSRHGQMLSSLDAGGRSTYEFCRPSPFRETSSFMCNKNLQSLILNRNASYRESLMSFAKDLGPTVQMVANRKMQGNHSFILSHTSESPLMCLGFAAFATVKSQSNTEVLTSSQKLSSPVRGFGSLLKSTGDEIDVTHTAKEDETCKIAGMSGQKGPLPHPENSEKKSTSILCYKRNVHKVTEEGSKKTQNRSEGRENNLASHISSNGTSGDTKKLCRRSAKVEENKVLPVVLALE, encoded by the exons ATGTATCAGAATCTCCAACAGTTTGAG CATGATGCATTTCTGATTCCAAAAAATGCAATGCATTTCAACGCCTCTGGTACTGTCTACTTCAGACAG GCTCGTGCTATATACGAACTAGCTAAGAAAGTATTTCATGTCCTAAAAACTAATCCCGGAAACTTTGAAGTGGAATTTCCGGTAACCAGACGAAGATCGATGAGGAGATTGCAAAATGAGGCCAGGGATACAAGACACTCTCAAGGTGTCCTATCAGATGGTGCCATTGATGTTTCTTCCAAGAATATTGGACTTGGCTCAAGTGTTCCATCAACACATAGGAGAAGCAGCAAAGAAAGACCACCATTATTCACCAAAGGTCCGGTTGACAGTGCATTCTTATTTG GTAGTAGACATGGTCAAATGTTGTCTTCCCTTGATGCTGGTGGTCGTTCTACATATGAATTTTGCAGGCCTTCGCCTTTCCGTGAGACTAGCTCATTTATGTGTAACAAGAATCTCCAGTCACTAATTCTC AACAGGAACGCTAGTTACAGAGAGAGCTTGATGTCATTTGCCAAAGATTTAGGACCAACAGTGCAAATGGTTGCCAACCGGAAAATGCAAGGGAACCATTCATTCATTCTCTCTCACACATCTGAAAGTCCTCTAATGTGCTTAGGATTCGCTGCTTTTGCTACTGTAAAAAGTCAATCTAATACTGAAGTTCTAACCTCATCTCAGAAACTGTCTAGTCCTGTTCGAGGATTTGGTTCATTGCTCAAAAGCACCGGTGATGAGATCGATGTGACTCATACTGCTAAGGAAGATGAGACATGCAAAATAGCTGGTATGAGCGGCCAGAAAGGCCCCCTTCCTCATCCAGAAAATTCAGAGAAGAAAAGTACATCAATATTGTGCTACAAAAGGAATGTTCATAAAGTAACAGAAGAAGGGAGCAAGAAAACTCAAAACAGAAGTGAGGGCAGGGAGAATAACTTGGCCTCTCATATCTCTTCTAATGGGACATCTGGAGATACAAAGAAACTCTGCAGAAGAAGTGCTAAGGTGGAAGAAAACAAAGTTCTGCCAGTTGTACTAGCTCTAGAGTAA